The sequence below is a genomic window from Pseudomonadota bacterium.
CGATCTGCTGGAGCGTTTCAACTTACGTAAAAGCTGCCTCTGTTTCGAAATTTCCGAACGCCACGAATTTCATTCCCAGCTCAGCACCACGGCCTTTCTGCAGCTGGTCCGCCAGAAAACCTATAAGATCGCCATCGATGATTTCGGCGCCGGTTACGCCGGTCTGCAACTGCTGTATCGCAGCGAACCCGACTATATCAAAATCGACCGTTTTTTCATCTCGGACATCGCCGAAGGCGTCGAAACCGTCGATGAATTCACCGCCTGCCGGGAGATCGGCTGTGATTACGTGCGGGGCTATCTGATTCAGCGCCCGACCCCGAGGTTGCACGAACTGAAAAGTTTCTATGAAAAGGTCGCGATTCTCAACAAAAAGGAAAGAAGAAGGAAAAAGACCGACAAAAACCTGATTGAGGGTGTAAAAAAGATTGTGTAAATGGCCATTCAGGGTACACTGTGACCCCACCCATTAAAAGGAGCTCATATGGCCATTGAAAAAGATCTACTTGACCGCCTGCTTGCTGACTATAAAAAA
It includes:
- a CDS encoding EAL domain-containing protein, encoding MAKKLDGKWQRAVSQIDYACQPIVNIYTGYCFGFEALLRNFEKAGFGSIQDFFDTAYNDDCLAEVDLLLREKALEKFAKIPFHQKIKIFYNLDNRALILSKSSQTHMCDLLERFNLRKSCLCFEISERHEFHSQLSTTAFLQLVRQKTYKIAIDDFGAGYAGLQLLYRSEPDYIKIDRFFISDIAEGVETVDEFTACREIGCDYVRGYLIQRPTPRLHELKSFYEKVAILNKKERRRKKTDKNLIEGVKKIV